Below is a window of Halobaculum lipolyticum DNA.
ACCCACCCCGAACGCGACGCTTATCCGCTCGGCGTCCGGAGCGCGGGTATGGACAACGTCGACACCGACGTCGACCTCACGACGCTGGAACGCGCCGTCGTCAACGCCTTCCAGGGCGGGTTCCCGGTCGTCGAGCGGCCGTGGGAGCCGGCGGCGGCCGCGCTCGCCGACCGCGGCGTCGACGTCGACGCCGCGGAGCTGCTCGCGACGGTGCGCGACCTCGACGACCGCGGCGTGCTCTCGCGGTTCGGCGCGCTGGTCAACGCCGAAGCGATCGGCGGCACCGCGACGCTCGTGGCGATGCACGCCCCCGAGGACGAGTACGAGGCGGTCGCCGAGACGGTGAACGGCTTCCGGGAGGTGGCGCACAACTACGAGCGCGAGCACCCCAACCTCAACATGTGGTTCGTCGTGTCGGTCGCCGACGAAGCCGAGGTGGAGCGCGTGCTCGGCGACATCGAGGACGCGACCGGACAGGAGACGTACAACCTCCCCAAGCGGGAGGAGTTCCACGTCGGCGCGAAGTTCCTGCTCGACGGTCCCGTGAGCGACGGGGACCTGGACCTGTCGCACCTCGGTCCCGACGTGACCCCCGCCGACGGACGAGGGATCACCGCCCGCGAGCGCGACCTCGTGATCGAGATCCAGGGCGGCCTCCCCGTGACGGAGACGCCGTACGCCGACGTCGCCGAGGCGGTCGACCAGCCCGTCGAGTGGGTCGTCGAGACGATCAAACGGT
It encodes the following:
- the ahbB gene encoding siroheme decarboxylase subunit beta; amino-acid sequence: MDNVDTDVDLTTLERAVVNAFQGGFPVVERPWEPAAAALADRGVDVDAAELLATVRDLDDRGVLSRFGALVNAEAIGGTATLVAMHAPEDEYEAVAETVNGFREVAHNYEREHPNLNMWFVVSVADEAEVERVLGDIEDATGQETYNLPKREEFHVGAKFLLDGPVSDGDLDLSHLGPDVTPADGRGITARERDLVIEIQGGLPVTETPYADVAEAVDQPVEWVVETIKRFELEGKVRRIGVIPNHYALGYTENGMTVWDVPDDLLGEVGPAVASLGFVTHCYHRPRHDGVWPYNFFAMTHGRDEAESQRRIEQVRDTMTEFWDVADDEWDSLFSTRILKKTGIRLDERADAQVREESDPADA